In the Prosthecobacter algae genome, one interval contains:
- a CDS encoding prepilin-type N-terminal cleavage/methylation domain-containing protein, translating to MKKVKLNSSLKAGFSLVEMLVVIAIIGIIAAIAIPNIGSINASAKDATAQRNAQSVASVMNAAIAAGYVPDWSTKAEVLADAQTDDVFPPSGPFKDKVFTVGNIDDEEENAVLTYIEWDNTNKQVKYIAKDDG from the coding sequence ATGAAAAAAGTTAAACTGAACTCCTCCCTGAAGGCTGGCTTTTCCCTCGTGGAAATGCTCGTCGTGATCGCCATCATCGGCATCATCGCCGCCATCGCCATCCCTAACATCGGCAGCATCAACGCCAGTGCCAAGGACGCCACCGCCCAGCGCAACGCCCAGTCCGTCGCTTCCGTGATGAACGCCGCCATCGCCGCCGGTTATGTGCCAGACTGGTCCACCAAGGCTGAAGTCCTCGCCGACGCCCAGACCGATGACGTCTTCCCACCTTCCGGTCCTTTCAAGGACAAGGTCTTCACCGTTGGTAACATCGACGACGAAGAAGAAAATGCAGTGCTGACCTACATCGAGTGGGACAACACCAACAAGCAGGTCAAATACATCGCCAAAGACGACGGCTAA
- a CDS encoding ATP-binding protein yields the protein MKLRFSISARFMALGLLAVVIAVCVTAFAFLWQDFQVLRMVQRSYLGSIAQAAQAELRAQGHGAENLTGLTTLPQEAITHLKMRLQVVDVPPFIQDLGLRVELALPTPAATTPVDTAPAIVIHETPLRLQPTEPATPQLQDVIYRVMAGSTIVIGHSTPAHPRQIFEAPGWLLAGAPLTTADGRISGVIIARQPRVHFRHLLTLPRLMVPLVGACLGLIPAILGFYLVGRSITRKTRALHGGFHALSEGNLSHRLPATGRDDLDALQAQFNTAISAFQQEESRRQQLIGEFQAARKQAEVATAAKGDFLANMSHEIRTPMNGIIGTTSLLIEMGLDHEQEELVRMIRSSGESLLHLINDILDFSKIESAKMEIEDIPVDLEKLLAEVADVFSYRAAEKQVEINFHMDPALPRMFRGDFQRIKQVLVNLVGNAIKFTEKGEILILARQVSRQTPHGDLPHLHFSVRDTGIGIPADKLGSLFQAFTQADTSTTRKYGGTGLGLAICRKLCRLMGGEISVISEENHGSDFFFELPLRVAQDEAGREEEYTWLDSIKDRRITYHSPHTTTQQILQQTLQQWGTATLPLPTLPAATALARELGDTPVFIFDASDHTPATAAPYMQAAATQGTGILLLLPLTLWKLRDQFAPPGYTRFIKLSKPAKRRELLRALAELIRMPRIVGHPPAAAAMPAPLRPLTSPLSTPPSVSPHPAAAPQGTPHAGSMLTRPAPA from the coding sequence ATGAAGCTCCGCTTCTCCATCTCCGCGCGCTTCATGGCGCTCGGCCTCCTCGCCGTCGTCATCGCCGTCTGCGTCACCGCCTTTGCCTTCCTCTGGCAGGATTTCCAGGTCCTCCGCATGGTGCAGCGCTCCTACCTCGGCTCCATCGCCCAGGCCGCCCAGGCAGAGCTGCGCGCCCAGGGCCACGGCGCAGAAAACCTCACCGGCCTCACCACCCTCCCGCAGGAGGCCATCACCCACCTTAAAATGCGGCTCCAGGTCGTGGATGTCCCCCCCTTCATCCAGGATCTCGGCCTCCGGGTGGAGCTGGCCCTGCCCACCCCCGCCGCCACCACCCCTGTGGATACGGCCCCCGCCATCGTCATTCACGAGACCCCCCTCCGCCTCCAGCCCACCGAGCCCGCCACCCCCCAGCTCCAGGACGTCATTTACCGCGTCATGGCCGGCTCCACCATCGTCATCGGCCACTCCACCCCCGCGCACCCGCGCCAGATTTTCGAGGCCCCCGGCTGGCTCCTCGCCGGTGCCCCCCTCACCACCGCAGACGGCCGCATCTCCGGCGTCATCATCGCCCGCCAGCCCCGCGTCCACTTCCGCCACCTCCTCACCCTCCCACGCCTCATGGTGCCCCTCGTCGGCGCCTGCCTCGGCCTCATCCCCGCCATCCTCGGCTTCTACCTCGTCGGTCGCAGCATCACCCGTAAAACTCGCGCCCTCCACGGCGGCTTCCACGCCCTCAGTGAGGGCAACCTCAGCCACCGCCTCCCCGCCACCGGGCGGGATGACCTCGATGCCCTCCAGGCCCAGTTCAACACCGCCATCTCCGCCTTCCAGCAGGAAGAATCCCGCCGCCAGCAGCTCATCGGCGAATTCCAGGCCGCCCGCAAACAGGCCGAAGTCGCCACCGCCGCCAAAGGCGACTTCCTCGCCAACATGAGCCACGAGATCCGCACCCCCATGAACGGCATCATCGGCACCACCTCCCTCCTCATCGAGATGGGCCTCGACCACGAGCAGGAAGAACTCGTCCGCATGATCCGCAGCAGCGGCGAATCCCTCCTCCACCTCATCAACGACATCCTTGACTTCTCCAAAATCGAATCCGCCAAAATGGAGATCGAGGACATCCCCGTGGACCTCGAAAAACTCCTCGCCGAAGTCGCCGACGTCTTCTCCTACCGCGCCGCCGAAAAGCAGGTCGAAATCAACTTCCACATGGATCCCGCCCTCCCCCGCATGTTCCGGGGCGACTTCCAGCGCATCAAACAAGTCCTCGTCAACCTCGTCGGCAACGCCATCAAATTCACCGAAAAAGGCGAAATCCTCATCCTCGCCCGCCAGGTCAGCCGCCAGACCCCCCATGGCGATCTCCCCCACCTCCACTTCTCCGTCCGCGATACCGGCATCGGCATCCCCGCAGACAAGCTCGGCTCCCTCTTCCAGGCCTTCACCCAGGCCGATACCTCCACCACCCGCAAATACGGCGGTACCGGCCTCGGCCTCGCCATCTGCCGCAAGCTCTGCCGCCTCATGGGTGGCGAAATCAGCGTCATCAGCGAAGAAAACCACGGCTCCGACTTCTTCTTCGAGCTCCCCCTCCGCGTCGCCCAGGACGAAGCCGGCCGCGAAGAAGAATACACCTGGCTCGACAGCATCAAAGACCGCCGCATCACCTACCACAGTCCCCACACCACCACCCAGCAGATCCTCCAGCAGACCCTCCAGCAGTGGGGCACCGCCACCCTCCCGCTGCCCACCCTTCCCGCCGCCACCGCCCTCGCCCGCGAACTTGGCGACACCCCCGTCTTCATCTTCGACGCCAGCGACCACACCCCCGCCACCGCCGCCCCCTACATGCAGGCCGCCGCCACCCAGGGCACCGGCATCCTCCTTCTGCTCCCCCTCACCCTCTGGAAGCTGCGCGACCAATTCGCCCCCCCCGGCTACACCCGCTTCATCAAGCTCAGCAAACCCGCCAAACGGCGCGAGCTCCTCCGCGCCCTGGCCGAGCTCATTCGCATGCCCCGCATCGTCGGCCACCCGCCCGCTGCCGCCGCCATGCCCGCCCCCTTGCGGCCCCTCACCAGCCCCCTCAGCACCCCGCCCAGCGTCAGCCCCCACCCCGCTGCCGCCCCCCAGGGCACGCCCCATGCAGGCAGCATGCTCACCCGGCCCGCCCCCGCCCA
- a CDS encoding type II secretion system protein, with protein sequence MTRPRNSPHLCPPATLRPLRRRAGFSVTELVVVISIIGILSGMVIVMIQGSYGASKEALAKSRLEMLNSALHIWATANREMYFPPSNASTTDELVVLRDLQFRDSDPARARIGAPYLPPEYNPGKSSDEGDFRFRWNGRLFELIPAGQPGTGLRMDFEAADFTQPFDFPDNYQYGSR encoded by the coding sequence ATGACCCGGCCCCGGAACAGCCCCCATCTCTGCCCACCTGCCACGCTGCGCCCCCTGCGCCGCCGGGCAGGTTTCTCTGTGACAGAGCTGGTCGTCGTCATCTCCATCATCGGCATCCTCTCCGGCATGGTCATCGTCATGATCCAGGGCAGCTATGGTGCCAGCAAAGAGGCCCTGGCCAAAAGCCGCCTGGAAATGCTGAACTCCGCCCTCCACATCTGGGCCACCGCCAACCGGGAAATGTACTTCCCCCCCAGCAACGCCAGCACCACTGACGAGCTCGTCGTCCTCCGCGACCTCCAGTTCCGCGATTCCGATCCTGCCCGCGCCCGCATCGGCGCCCCCTACCTCCCGCCCGAGTACAATCCGGGCAAATCCTCCGATGAGGGCGACTTCCGCTTCCGCTGGAATGGTCGCCTTTTCGAGCTCATCCCCGCCGGCCAGCCCGGCACCGGCCTGCGCATGGACTTCGAGGCGGCGGACTTCACCCAGCCGTTCGATTTCCCGGACAACTACCAATACGGCAGCCGCTGA
- a CDS encoding type II secretion system protein, which translates to MSLFHPAHRAWHRLQRGFSLVEMMACVSIIGIIAFMAIPSITRMRGESERNLAITRAEALNLAQATFIQVKGRTEASLLWSNSTTPAARYLLLKDFISFAEDNLTLYMPADYTIKFDNALTSMKKAELLGPGNVKIEY; encoded by the coding sequence ATGTCCCTCTTTCATCCTGCCCACCGCGCCTGGCATCGCCTCCAGCGCGGTTTTTCCCTGGTCGAAATGATGGCCTGCGTCTCCATCATCGGCATCATCGCCTTCATGGCCATCCCCTCCATCACCCGCATGCGCGGGGAGAGCGAGCGCAATCTGGCCATCACCCGTGCCGAGGCACTGAACCTCGCCCAGGCCACCTTCATCCAGGTCAAAGGCCGCACCGAGGCCTCCCTCCTCTGGAGCAACAGCACCACGCCCGCCGCCCGCTACCTCCTGCTCAAAGACTTCATCAGCTTCGCGGAGGACAACCTCACCCTCTACATGCCGGCGGATTACACCATCAAGTTCGACAACGCCCTCACCAGCATGAAAAAGGCCGAGCTCCTCGGCCCCGGCAACGTCAAGATCGAGTACTGA
- a CDS encoding GspE/PulE family protein: MSANLLPPATLTPQSFGEASNLPTATIDAKAAAILSIEGMALQYNLLPITLLRESCSPEAERIVRRLGRVPYVADPWLPVTMVGPLLVMAHHNPRAGDNWGVPSFLTIRVLISADQYQKTRKDLVQRFGQLPIAQQNALENVQPPRFPELGLEGTFDWLMEHYPYDPAEVTKMRGFFESQKEKHSTLEPTHFNSVQRNLGPALQHLVSGGRTLCFAASEAQRQTFFPLPLLERHTVYPLYIGKNAVFLLTEHADCYAFEDEWLSMGNSAVKIIPVLADPAAIRDAINRAGATFDPSGIARMDKSTLTASVSGNEGVVDIMAEDMARINPSSPNHTAEELVQWALFTAIRCRASDLHLEKFYNLARFRARIDGNMKTILTAPEIHLNRFVALLKNYAGMNQNRQECQDGRFGLSIGRRRLDVRVAAVPTRREFQKVIMRFLDKQDGVKRLSDFNLGQRQIDILNRTMTRDQGLVLVTGPTGSGKTTTLYALLNSVNDDGVNIQTIEDPIEYEVEGINQTQTNHTVGLDFANGLRSLLRADPDIILIGESRDAETANAAVNAALTGHLVLTTLHANDSLRAVSRLMSMGVEKYLLADSLALSQAQRLVRRLCSYCKRPMAVPPDVQELMAKQAVITQPLTQPIYSPVGCQECHGTGYSGRVALMELCEVSSELRDLIEEAAPMSALRACAFKNGFFSLYQEGLMQVIAGHTSLDEIKCLAYTAA; the protein is encoded by the coding sequence ATGTCTGCGAATCTCCTTCCCCCGGCCACCCTTACTCCACAATCCTTTGGGGAAGCGAGTAATCTACCTACCGCGACAATCGACGCGAAAGCCGCCGCCATCCTCTCCATCGAGGGCATGGCCCTCCAGTACAATCTCCTCCCCATCACCCTCCTGCGCGAGTCCTGCTCCCCCGAGGCCGAGCGCATCGTCCGCAGGCTGGGCCGCGTCCCCTACGTGGCCGATCCCTGGCTGCCCGTCACCATGGTCGGCCCCCTGCTCGTCATGGCCCATCACAATCCCAGGGCAGGGGATAACTGGGGGGTGCCCAGCTTCCTCACCATCCGCGTCCTCATCAGCGCAGATCAGTATCAAAAGACCCGCAAAGACCTCGTCCAGCGTTTCGGCCAGCTCCCCATCGCCCAGCAAAACGCCCTCGAAAACGTCCAGCCCCCGCGCTTCCCAGAACTGGGCCTCGAAGGCACCTTCGACTGGCTCATGGAGCACTACCCTTATGACCCCGCCGAGGTCACCAAGATGCGCGGCTTCTTCGAAAGCCAGAAGGAAAAGCACTCCACGCTGGAGCCCACCCACTTCAACTCCGTCCAGCGCAATCTCGGGCCCGCCCTCCAGCACCTCGTCAGCGGCGGCCGCACCCTCTGCTTCGCCGCCAGCGAGGCCCAGCGCCAGACCTTCTTCCCCCTCCCGCTGCTAGAGCGCCACACCGTCTATCCCCTTTACATCGGTAAAAACGCCGTCTTCCTCCTCACGGAGCATGCCGACTGTTACGCCTTTGAGGACGAGTGGCTCTCCATGGGCAACTCTGCCGTCAAGATCATCCCCGTCCTGGCAGATCCCGCCGCCATCCGCGATGCCATCAACCGCGCTGGCGCCACCTTCGATCCCAGCGGCATCGCCCGCATGGATAAGTCCACCCTCACCGCCTCCGTCAGCGGCAATGAAGGCGTGGTGGACATCATGGCCGAGGACATGGCCCGCATCAATCCCTCCAGCCCCAATCACACGGCGGAGGAGCTCGTCCAGTGGGCTCTCTTCACCGCCATCCGCTGCCGCGCCTCAGATCTTCACCTCGAAAAATTCTACAACCTCGCTCGCTTCCGTGCCCGCATCGACGGGAACATGAAGACCATCCTCACCGCGCCGGAGATCCACCTCAATCGCTTCGTCGCCCTGCTGAAAAACTACGCCGGGATGAACCAAAACCGGCAGGAGTGCCAGGACGGCCGCTTTGGCCTCAGCATCGGCCGCCGTCGGCTGGATGTCCGTGTCGCCGCCGTGCCCACCCGCCGCGAATTCCAGAAAGTCATCATGCGCTTTTTGGACAAGCAGGACGGCGTCAAACGCCTCTCCGACTTCAATCTCGGTCAGCGCCAGATCGACATCCTCAACCGCACCATGACGCGGGACCAGGGCCTCGTCCTCGTCACCGGCCCCACCGGCTCCGGCAAGACCACCACCCTCTACGCCCTCCTCAACAGCGTCAATGACGACGGCGTCAACATCCAGACCATCGAAGACCCCATCGAATACGAGGTGGAGGGCATCAACCAGACCCAGACGAACCACACCGTCGGGCTCGACTTCGCCAATGGCCTCCGCTCCCTCCTCCGTGCTGACCCAGACATCATCCTCATCGGGGAATCCCGCGATGCCGAGACCGCCAATGCCGCCGTCAATGCCGCCCTCACCGGCCACCTTGTCCTCACCACCCTCCACGCCAATGACAGCCTCCGCGCCGTCTCCCGTCTCATGAGCATGGGCGTGGAAAAATACCTCCTCGCAGACTCCCTCGCCCTCTCCCAGGCCCAGCGCCTCGTCCGCCGCCTCTGCAGCTACTGCAAGCGCCCCATGGCCGTCCCGCCGGATGTGCAGGAACTCATGGCCAAACAGGCCGTCATCACCCAGCCCCTCACCCAGCCCATCTACAGCCCCGTCGGCTGCCAGGAATGCCACGGCACCGGCTACTCCGGCCGCGTCGCCCTCATGGAGCTCTGCGAAGTCAGCTCCGAGCTGCGCGACCTCATTGAGGAAGCTGCCCCCATGTCCGCCCTCCGCGCCTGCGCCTTCAAAAACGGCTTCTTCTCCCTCTACCAGGAAGGCCTCATGCAGGTCATCGCGGGCCACACCAGCCTCGATGAGATCAAGTGCCTCGCCTACACCGCCGCCTGA
- a CDS encoding response regulator: protein MYTPSTASLNRSHGRILVVDDEPQMLAVAKAILNAHSMDVEVCECGSQALQLFAESLDTPDRFSCVVLDLTMPGGLSGFEVMDELQKLDPDLPVIACSGYFQEDARDLCQAIGFTDVLQKPYTLEHLVATVRRGLLRDRANHESA from the coding sequence ATGTACACTCCTTCCACCGCCTCCCTCAATCGCTCCCATGGGCGCATCCTCGTCGTGGATGACGAGCCCCAGATGCTCGCCGTCGCCAAGGCCATCCTCAATGCCCACAGCATGGACGTCGAAGTCTGCGAATGCGGCAGCCAGGCCCTCCAGCTCTTCGCCGAATCCCTCGACACCCCCGACCGCTTCTCCTGCGTCGTGCTGGATCTCACCATGCCTGGCGGTCTCTCCGGCTTTGAGGTCATGGATGAGCTCCAAAAGCTCGACCCCGACCTCCCCGTCATCGCCTGTAGCGGCTACTTCCAGGAAGACGCGCGCGATCTCTGCCAGGCCATCGGCTTTACCGACGTCCTGCAAAAGCCCTACACCCTCGAGCACCTCGTGGCCACCGTCCGCCGCGGCCTCCTGCGCGACCGCGCCAATCACGAAAGCGCATGA
- a CDS encoding type II secretion system protein → MTPSSHLRKGFTFVEAVFTIAIIGIMASLAVTAISNGARDANRIMARQQQAAVQEALNAWVLSQARVTSPGGVKTSQVQSMEAIRRIYNNLATTKARFEKLKPTATGSDTLARTGFLDEATITHFDGYSFGSDRLTSAALEGARQYLTLPDWAAGEEPRVILMDE, encoded by the coding sequence ATGACCCCTTCAAGTCACCTCAGAAAAGGCTTCACGTTTGTGGAGGCTGTATTCACCATCGCCATTATCGGAATCATGGCATCCCTGGCTGTCACGGCCATTTCCAACGGTGCCCGCGATGCCAACCGCATCATGGCCCGCCAGCAGCAGGCCGCCGTGCAAGAGGCCCTCAATGCCTGGGTGCTCTCCCAGGCCCGCGTCACCAGCCCCGGCGGTGTCAAGACCTCCCAGGTCCAGTCCATGGAGGCCATCCGCCGCATTTACAACAACCTCGCCACCACCAAGGCCCGGTTTGAAAAGCTCAAACCCACTGCCACCGGCAGCGATACCCTCGCCCGTACCGGTTTCCTGGATGAGGCCACCATCACCCATTTCGACGGCTACAGCTTCGGCTCAGACCGCCTCACCTCCGCCGCCCTCGAAGGTGCCCGCCAATACCTCACCCTGCCAGATTGGGCCGCCGGGGAGGAGCCCCGCGTCATCCTCATGGATGAATGA
- a CDS encoding Gfo/Idh/MocA family oxidoreductase, with amino-acid sequence MQPTIQIALVGAGMFGGDVHLRAYADLQRFGIAGQLARVGLDKHARDLAPVKFDLVAVATRSEKSALKSAAAFNEWTGHEPKAYFGDAPWDDILRDFPDLDVLAVATPDHLHTQPILAALAKGVHVLTEKPMCLSTHESDDIIAAAKAKNCIVAVDMHKRYDPDHLRIRDDIQNRIGAPLYGTAYLEEPLEVSTSTFKWVESSDPFSYVGPHWTDLIWSYYKSKPVSLTAVGQKKRLIRDGINAYDAVQVRVDFENGMSINFHNNWVTPADFEGPVNQGHEIVGADGKVESDQQYRGFRWWNQGGGSRTSNNHFTRDVARPDGTKGYIGYGVDSLTVGLVAVCRVKFAGESRDAVADLYPTAEEARITCALVDAAARVRDLNFKYLNEGKGATVTARFGADGITIVDANRIAEGPEAVFEKIYDKAL; translated from the coding sequence ATGCAACCAACCATTCAGATTGCTCTTGTCGGTGCCGGGATGTTCGGCGGGGATGTCCACCTGCGGGCCTATGCGGACCTGCAACGCTTTGGCATTGCGGGGCAACTGGCGCGCGTGGGGCTGGACAAACATGCGCGGGATCTGGCCCCGGTGAAGTTTGACCTGGTGGCGGTGGCGACGCGGTCTGAGAAGTCGGCCCTGAAATCGGCAGCGGCTTTTAATGAATGGACGGGGCATGAGCCGAAGGCCTACTTTGGCGATGCGCCGTGGGATGATATTTTGCGGGATTTCCCAGACCTGGATGTGCTGGCGGTCGCGACGCCGGATCACCTGCACACGCAGCCCATTTTGGCCGCGCTGGCCAAGGGGGTGCATGTGCTGACGGAGAAGCCGATGTGCCTGAGCACGCATGAGTCCGATGACATCATCGCGGCGGCGAAGGCGAAGAACTGCATCGTGGCGGTGGACATGCACAAGCGGTATGACCCGGACCATCTGCGCATCCGCGATGACATCCAGAACCGCATCGGTGCGCCGCTGTATGGCACGGCGTATCTGGAGGAGCCGCTGGAGGTGAGCACGAGCACGTTCAAGTGGGTGGAGTCTTCCGATCCTTTTAGTTATGTCGGTCCCCATTGGACGGACCTGATCTGGAGCTACTACAAATCGAAGCCGGTGAGTCTGACGGCGGTGGGGCAGAAGAAGCGGCTGATCCGCGATGGCATCAATGCCTACGATGCGGTGCAGGTGCGGGTGGACTTTGAAAACGGGATGAGCATCAACTTCCACAACAACTGGGTGACGCCGGCGGACTTTGAAGGGCCGGTGAACCAGGGGCACGAGATCGTGGGCGCGGATGGCAAGGTGGAAAGCGACCAGCAGTACCGTGGCTTTCGCTGGTGGAACCAAGGCGGTGGCTCCCGCACGAGCAACAACCATTTCACCCGCGATGTGGCGCGCCCGGACGGGACGAAGGGCTACATCGGCTACGGGGTGGACAGCCTGACGGTGGGCCTGGTGGCGGTGTGCCGCGTGAAATTTGCCGGGGAGAGCCGGGATGCGGTGGCGGACCTATACCCGACGGCGGAGGAGGCGCGCATCACCTGTGCGCTGGTGGATGCGGCGGCACGGGTGCGCGACCTGAACTTTAAGTACCTGAACGAGGGCAAGGGCGCGACGGTGACGGCCCGCTTTGGCGCGGACGGCATCACAATCGTGGATGCGAACCGCATCGCGGAAGGACCTGAGGCGGTGTTTGAGAAGATCTATGACAAGGCGCTTTGA
- a CDS encoding TonB-dependent receptor, with the protein MLKPTLTTTLLILAGLAPIQAADPTPPAAAASTETAEAEKKASETLPEVVVTATRTEQAAIAAPAQVRQLSSEQLQERQVRSLPEALEELPGVMVQKTANAQGSPYIRGFTGFRNLALIDGIRFNNSTFRDGPNQYWNTIDSYAIDRIELVPGQGSVLYGSDAIGGTLNLFTKGADFRNEQAGYFFHGLTAYRGSTAEESNVGRQEFQFGEGGRWGLHLGASLKSFGDVHAAGIGDQPETDYDEWAYDMRLDVALDANWTLTAVHQQLRQNDAWRTHQTRKGISWQGTTVGNDTKRAYDQERTLSYVRLEGEKLENLAGFIDAASLTVSLQSADEYEHRVRYDQPANPPNPAPADRVDYSQVELRTLGLDLQLQSDTSIGRFIYGVDYYRDWVSTGSQRYRRNGTLHSKGVQGPVGDDATYDLLGAYLNYEVDLGSRVHLFLGGRETYARADIGSYQDPSTPQAVDSYSDSWTNFSASGRIVVDLDTQDRFKVFGGISQGFRAPNLSDLSRLDTARSNEREVGAPGLDPEKYINMEIGLKAETKHFSGSLSYFYTVIDDMIVRRPTGEGTGTGADPFIVTKANGGEGHMQGVELAGEVRFDDNWSVFGHVTWTEGEADQFRTSAPTQTRDYLSRVVPWMGRAGVRWQSTDRRFWGEFVSLSHSQYDNLNAGDKADTQRTPEDGNPSFNILTVRGGWQITENIGVTLALENLLDEEYRYTGSGSNEPGFGLVAGATIKF; encoded by the coding sequence ATGTTGAAACCAACACTGACAACAACACTCCTGATTTTGGCAGGCCTGGCCCCGATCCAGGCGGCTGATCCCACCCCACCTGCGGCTGCGGCTTCTACTGAAACGGCGGAGGCTGAAAAAAAGGCCTCCGAAACGCTGCCTGAGGTGGTGGTGACGGCCACACGAACGGAGCAGGCGGCCATTGCTGCCCCGGCCCAGGTGCGGCAACTGAGTTCGGAACAACTGCAGGAACGCCAGGTGCGCTCCCTGCCGGAGGCCCTGGAGGAACTGCCGGGCGTGATGGTGCAGAAGACGGCGAATGCGCAGGGCTCCCCCTACATCCGTGGTTTCACGGGGTTCCGCAACCTGGCGCTGATCGACGGCATCCGCTTCAATAACTCGACCTTCCGCGACGGGCCTAACCAATATTGGAACACGATTGATTCCTATGCGATCGACCGCATTGAGCTGGTGCCGGGCCAGGGTTCGGTGCTGTATGGCAGCGATGCCATCGGTGGGACGCTGAACCTTTTCACGAAGGGTGCGGACTTCCGCAATGAGCAGGCGGGCTACTTTTTCCACGGTCTGACGGCGTATCGCGGATCCACAGCCGAGGAGAGCAACGTTGGCCGACAGGAGTTCCAGTTCGGTGAAGGGGGCCGCTGGGGCCTGCATCTGGGTGCGAGCTTGAAGTCCTTTGGCGATGTCCACGCAGCGGGCATCGGCGACCAGCCGGAGACGGACTATGATGAGTGGGCCTATGACATGCGCCTGGATGTGGCGCTGGATGCCAACTGGACACTGACGGCGGTGCACCAGCAACTGCGCCAGAACGATGCCTGGCGTACGCACCAGACGCGGAAAGGGATTTCCTGGCAGGGGACAACTGTCGGTAATGACACCAAAAGAGCCTATGATCAGGAGCGCACGCTTTCCTACGTGCGTCTGGAAGGTGAGAAGTTGGAGAATCTGGCAGGATTCATTGATGCCGCGAGCCTGACGGTGTCACTGCAAAGTGCGGATGAGTATGAGCATCGGGTGAGATACGATCAGCCTGCAAATCCCCCAAATCCCGCTCCGGCAGACCGGGTGGATTATTCACAGGTGGAGCTGCGCACGCTGGGCCTGGACCTGCAGTTGCAGAGCGATACGTCCATCGGGCGCTTCATCTACGGGGTGGACTACTACCGTGACTGGGTGAGCACCGGCAGCCAACGCTACCGTCGAAACGGCACGCTGCATTCCAAGGGTGTGCAGGGGCCTGTGGGCGATGATGCCACCTATGACCTTCTGGGTGCCTACCTGAACTATGAAGTGGACCTGGGCTCCCGCGTTCATCTTTTCCTGGGTGGGCGTGAGACCTATGCCCGTGCGGATATCGGCAGCTATCAGGACCCTTCCACCCCGCAGGCGGTGGACTCCTACAGCGATAGCTGGACGAACTTTTCGGCCAGTGGCCGCATCGTGGTGGATCTGGATACGCAGGACCGTTTCAAGGTCTTTGGCGGGATTTCCCAGGGCTTTCGTGCGCCGAACCTATCTGACCTTTCCCGTCTGGACACGGCCCGCAGCAATGAGCGCGAAGTGGGGGCCCCAGGACTGGACCCGGAAAAATACATCAACATGGAGATCGGCCTCAAGGCGGAGACCAAACACTTCAGCGGTAGCCTGAGCTACTTTTACACGGTCATTGATGACATGATCGTCCGCCGCCCTACAGGCGAGGGGACGGGCACGGGCGCCGATCCTTTCATCGTCACAAAAGCCAATGGGGGTGAGGGGCACATGCAGGGCGTGGAACTGGCCGGTGAAGTGCGCTTTGATGACAATTGGTCGGTCTTTGGCCACGTGACCTGGACGGAAGGTGAGGCGGATCAATTTCGCACCAGCGCCCCGACGCAGACCCGAGACTATCTCAGCCGTGTGGTGCCGTGGATGGGCCGCGCTGGGGTGCGCTGGCAGAGCACGGACCGCCGCTTCTGGGGCGAGTTCGTGAGCCTGTCCCACTCGCAGTATGACAACCTGAACGCGGGCGACAAGGCGGACACGCAGCGCACGCCGGAGGATGGCAACCCGAGCTTCAACATCCTGACGGTGCGCGGCGGCTGGCAGATCACCGAGAACATCGGGGTGACGCTGGCGCTGGAGAACCTGCTGGATGAGGAG